The sequence below is a genomic window from Microcebus murinus isolate Inina chromosome 4, M.murinus_Inina_mat1.0, whole genome shotgun sequence.
GCAGCCACCAAGCACTTCTGACCTCTTGGGGGGGGACGTAGCTGTGGCCTTGGCCACCAGGCCCCGGGGGGGGGCATTGGCAGCCAACGTCGTGGGTTTCGCCGGCCCCCCCACCCCGTAGGAAGCTGCCCCCGAGGGGCTGGTGGCCCCACCGATATATGCAAACCCGCCGGCCCAAGCCCTGTCCCCGCCTGTGCCCCTCTGTGCCCAGGCTGGCTCTGCCCCCCAGCATGTCCACTCCACCGCGGACGTCCCGTGGGCCGTGTgcgcgggcggcgggcaggggcgggcggCTCAGGGCACTCTGGGCggtccctgccccaccctccggCGCGGATGCTTTTGTCTTTGTATCTTTGCATCCTTTGTAATGAAACGTAATAAAAACGCAGCAATTTCGTCTCTGCCTCTTCCTGTGTTTTCCTCCCTGGGAGACGCACGGCAGGGGCCCCTCCAGACACGCAGCCCCCCAGGACCAGGTTGGGGGAGGGAGCCTCAAACCTGGGGCAGTGGCTGAGAACCCCGCGCCCCGGAACCCCAGGGCAGACGCTGCAGTGGATGTCGGGGGTCTCGGGTCTCAGCTCGCCCATGGCCGGGGTCCCGGCCGGTGACCACCATGGGCGGGCGGCCCCGGCAGACGGGGGAACCCCTCGAGTGGGGCCGGACAGTCCCGGGCAGGCCACTCGGCAGCAGCCCGAGGCTCCCACGCGCCACGGCGTCTGTCTGAGGTCCCAGCCTGTCCCTCTGTCCGCGCAGCAGAGACCGCGGCCGCCGCCCCTGCACACACTTTATTTTGTCCTTTCCGAGCACTTCTCACTTCCCCCAGCCCACGCTGCCCCTTGGGGCGGGTGCGGAGCCCCCACCCGGCCACAGCCAGGGCACCAGTCCTCCAGCCGCAGGTCCCCGCCCCAGCCCTAGGCCCCCCGCAGCTGCTGCGTCTCGTAGTCCTCGGGAATGGTGTCTGCAGAGAGAGGGCAGGTGAGGGGGCAGGTGAGGGCAGAGAGAGGGCAGGTGaccgggcaggtggggggggcaggTGAGGGTAGGTGAGGGGGCAGACAGAAGGCAGGTGAGGGGGCAGGTGAGGGCAGAGAGAGGGCGGGTGAGAGGGCAGAGAGGGGGCAGGTGAGGGTAGGTGAGGGGGCAGACAGAAGGCAGGTGAGGGGGCAGGTGAGGGCAGAGAGAGGGCGGGTGAGAGGGCAGAGAGGGGGCAGGTGAGGGTAGGTGAGGGGGCAGACAGAAGGCAGGTGAGGGGGCAGGTGAGGGCAGAGAGAGGGCGGGTGagcgggcaggtgggggggcaggtgagagggcagagagggcaggtgaaggcaggtgagagggcaggtgagggcagacagaaggcaggtgagggcagacagaaggcaggtgagagggcaggtgaggggaggagaaggtaggtgagggcagggggcaggtgagggcagacagaaggcaggtgagagggcaggtgagggcagggggcaggtgaGAGGGCAGACAGAAGGCAGGTGAGAGGGCAGGTGAGGGCAGACAGAAGGCAGGTGAGGGCAGACAGAAGGCAGGTGAGAgggcaggtgagggcagggggcaggtgagagggcaggtgagggcaggggcaggtgagagggCAGACAGAAggcaggtgagggcagagggcaggtgagggcagacagaaggcaggtgagggcagagggcaggtgaGGGCAGACAGAAGACAGGTGAGGGCAGACAGAAGACAAGTGAGGGCAGACAAGGCAGGTAAGAgggcaggtgagggcagggggcaggtgaGAGGGCAGGTGAGGGCAGACAGAAGGCAGGTGAGAGGGCAAGTGAGGGCCGGCGGGGCAGACTCCCACCCGCACCCGCCAGCCCGGGTGCCCTCGGCTCACCGTTGCAGCGGTAGCGCAGGTTGGCCCAGATGATGTTCTCCTGGGAAAAGCAGAAGACCCCCAGGCGGCCGCCCCGCATGGTCGTGTCCAGGATCACGTTGCTGTCAGCCACCAGCTCGGGGCCCTCGTAGAACCGCACCCTGAGGGGCGGGGACAGCGAGGCAGGGTGCTGGCGGGGCCTCCTCTCCCGGAGCCCCAGCGGCCAGCCTTGGGAGGTGGGCCCCTCCCCTCCGTACGCCCTGACTGGGCCACCCTCAGAGGTGCTTGTCAGCGTCAGAGCAGGGGGGGGGCCCTCTGactcgggcctcagtttccccaagtgaGGATGGACACCGAGGGCcctgcacatagcaggtgctcagcagaGCATCCGGGCTCCCTAGCAACCTGGGTCGGGGACCGAGGACTGGTGTGGAGGTGGCCCCGCCTTCTGGCGGAAGCCCCACTGTGTGCCCAGCTCAGGGCCACCGGGAGGCTCACCCTGACGCCCCGGGGCAGTCCCGTACAGGCGAGGGGACTGGAGCCCCAGGCCCCGACTCTGCCTGCCCGGGCCTGCGCGGCCCCGGCCACTGGCGGACAGCGGGGTCCTCACCTGATGTAGCCCACTTGGGGCCGGTGCTGCAGGAACCAGCGGTAGGACGTCTTGTCCTTCCAGCCCACGTTGCGGGGGTCCTTCCACAGCAGCCGCACCTGAGACCCCGTGTCCCCCGTGTGCCACAGCGCGTTGCGAAGCTGCTCGCCGGGGCCCGTGGAGGACTTCACCGCCTGCCAGCGCGGAGGGCAGGCGTCAGAGACCCGGCAGGCCGCCCCCCTGGAGCCCCTGGAACCCTGCCTGCCGGGGGGCGGGCTCCGGCTGGGAGGCCCACAGGAGGCCTTCCTGGGGGCCCAAGTGGGGGTAGGGGGTATAGGTCATGGGGGCAGCAGTGTCTGGGGGTTCATGAGAGGATTTGGGGTCTTGGAGGATTGGGGGGTCTGCAGGAAGATTGGGTGACCTGTGGGTTTGGGGTGTCCGTGGGATACTCAAGTCTGGAGGATTTGGGGGATTTGCTGGAGGGTTTCAGCCATATCCTGGGGTCTGGGGGGGTCTGCAGAGACGAGGGAAGTTTAGGGCTCTGTGAGAGGGCTTGGGGGTCGGAAGGAAGATTAGGGGGAGCCCAGGGCATGGTTGAGGGCTTGTGCGAGGACCCTGGGGGACTTGGGGCCCTGGGAGctcaggggagggcagaggcagaCGAGTTCGAGGCCACAGTGTGAGGCCGGGAGGCCGTGGAGGTTTGGGGTGGTCCGTGGGAGGCCGCAAGGAACCGGGGGGTCCCGGGCACCTTGAGCTGGATGCCCGGCTCGGCCACAGCGCGGAAGGGGTTCGCCTGCCAGTACGTCTGCTCCATCTGCTTCCACATGACCACGTAGAAGCTGGAGCTGTCCTGGTAGCCAAAGATGAAGCCCGCGTAGTCGTCGTCCGTGGCCGTGTTCACGTGGAACGTGCCCTCGAAGTCCACGCCGTTGAAGGCGGTGTAGCCTGGGGAAGGGGCCACAGCACCGGCGCTTAGCAACGCTGACCCCACCCGCGACCTCCCCTGCACAGCCGAACCTGCCCCTGGGCTGGATTGCCCGGGCCGCCCCATCTGCACCCCAGCCAGGCGGGGACACGCTCCCGCTGCCATTGGCCACGCCCCTCCAGAGTCTGGCCCCGCCTTCCCGCAGCAGGCCCGCCTGTGGCCCCGCCCTCTTCACTGCAGACTCACCTCTGGCCCCGCCTTCCCCGCTGCAGGCCCGCCTCTGGCCACGCCCTCCCGCCGCAGGCACGCCTGTGGCCCCGCCCCCCATGGCAGGCACGCCTCTGGTCCCGCCCCCCACGGCAGGCACGCCTGTGGCCCCGCCCCCCATGGCAGGCACGCCTGTGGCCCCGCCCCCCATGGCAGGCACGCCTCTGGTCCCGCCCCCCATGGCAGGCACGCCTCTGGCCCCGCCCTCCCCGGGGTAGGACCCCCTctggccccgccctccccgcggCAGGCCCCCCTCCGGCCTCGCCCTCCCTGCAGCAGGGCCGCCTCTGGCCATGCCTTCCCCACGTCATTCCCGCCTCTGGCCACGCCCTCCCCGGGGCAGGGCCGCCTCTGGCCCCGCCCTCCCTACATCGTTCCTGcctctggccccgcccccgcagcaggtccgcccgcgccccgcccctggccccgcccccgcgtcggcccgccccgccctcggccccgccccggccccgcccccggccccgcccctggcccccgcccccgccagctCTCCCGCAGCCAAGCACTCACCCACGGCcaggcccgccccgcccctggccccgcccccgcgttggcctgccccaccccctggccccgccccgccccgccccgcccccgcgtcGGCCCGGCCCGCCCTGCCCCTGGCCACGCCCCCGCGTcaggccggccccgcccccgccggctcCCCCGCGGCCGCGCTCACCCACGGCCAGGCCCGGGTCGCTGTTCATGGTCTGCACGATCTCCATGCCCTGGTGCGGTCGGAGGAGGAGCGTCAGGCGGCCGCGggcgcccgcccccgcccagcccgGCCTCGGCCACCGCCCAGCCCGCCAGCCCGCCCGGCCACCGCCCGCCCCCGCGCGGCcaccgccccgcccgcccgcccgcccgcccggccacCGGCCCCCGCGCGGCCGACCTGGTTGAGCACCACCCAGTTGGGGTCGATCTGCGCGTCGCCCTCGGGGTCCAGCACGACCGTCTGGAAGGCCCGGAAGTCGGTGAGGGTGACCTGGGCGTTCTCGGGGCACACGTCGATCTTGTCCACCACCTTGTCGGCGTCGAAGTCGCCCTGGCACGCGTCCCCCACGCCGTCCCCTGCGGGCAGGAGCGGCCCGCGGtcacccccgcccgccgcccgccgcccgccgcccgcccgccgcccgccccggggCCGCCCGCCGCACTGTCCGCGTCCTCCTGGCCGGGGTTGGCCACCAGGCGGCAGTTGTCCCGGCCGTCGGGGACTCCGTCGTTGTCGTCGTCGTCGTCACAGGCGTCGCCCTGCCCGTCGCGGTCCGAGTCCTGCTGCGCGCTGTTGGGCACCGCGGGGCAGTTGTCCATGGAGTCCTGGTGCCCGTCCCCGTCCCTGAGTGGGGGTGCGGCAGGAAGCGTGAGGCCCGCGGGCTCTGGCGCCCCGACCACACCCAGCTGGGGGGGCAGGGGCCACTTACTGGTCCTGGTCGCTGTCGCACGCGTCTCCCACGAAGTCGTGGTCCACGTCGCTCTGGGGGACAGGAGTCCACGATCAGGGCCGAGGAACTCCAACCCCCCGcgcaccctcccccaccccagctgcacAGCCAAGGTGACCCCAagggacccccaccccaccccaagctGCTGGGACTGGGAGGTCACTCGTCCCCCCCCAGGGTGGGCTGCTGCGGGCTGGGCTGCCACCTCCTCACCCAGCCTGGGGCTCCcctggctggggaggtggggtgtgtggggggggcgcAGGGTCCCACCTGCCCTTACCTGGTCCGGGTTGCTCTTCCGGGGACAGTTGTCACAGGCATCCCCTACGCCGTCGCCGTCCGCGTCCCTCTGGTCCGGGTTGGGTGTCCGGGGGCAGTTGTCCGCGGGGTTCCGGATGCCTTTGGGAAGCACAGGGAACAAGGCAGGAACCCCGAGATCGGGGCCAGGCCAGGATGGCTTTCTCGGGGTCGCTTCGCGGGGACTTAGATGGACGGCTGGTGAAGGGGCTGGCTCTCCTCACCCCCAAGGACAGCTCGCTGGGTGCCCTGTGCGGGCCGCCCTGAGCCTCCATGTCCCCAGGTGTGCAAACGGCACCTTCCGGGCCCAGAGCCTGGGCACACATCTCTGtcctcttactttctttttttcttttttcttttttgagacagagtgtcgctttgttgcccaggctagagtgagtgccgtagcgtcagcctcgctcacagcaacctcagactcctgggctcaagcaatcctcctgcctcagcctcccgagtagctgggactacaggcatgcgccaccatgcccggctaattttttgtatatatttttagttggccaattaatttctttctatttatagtagagacggggtctcgctcttgctcaggctggtttcgaactcctgacctcgagcgatcctcccccctcggcctcccagagtgctgggatgacaggggtgagccaccgcgccccgcctgtCCTCTTACTTTCTACCTGCAGGGGCCCCTTCCCCTCCGAACGTCCCCAGCTTTGGCCCAGCCTCGCGCCTGGCTTGCGCCTCTCCGCCCGCCCCAGTCCTGTCCACGGTCCACGGTGCGGGGCGCCCCAGGCGGGCTCACCGATCCGGACCCCAAAACCGCCGGGCCCCGCCCCAGCTCTGAACCCCGCCTCTTCCCCACCCCTCGCCGAGCTCACGGTCGCCGTCGATGTCGTCGTCGCAGGCGTCGCCCCGGCCGTCCCGATCCGTGTCCTTTTGGTCGTCATTCTTCTGGGACCTGCAGTTGTCGCACGCATCGCCCCACTTGTCGCCGTCCGCGTTGCGCTGGTCGGGGTTCCGCACCAGCGGGCAGTTGTCCTGGGGAACGCGGCGGGTGAGGGCTGGTCGGTTGGGGAGGGCGACGCTCGCCCCCCAGGGCCCCCCCATTTTCGAGGCCCCGCCTCCTCTCCGCGCCACCCCgtccctcccaggccctgcccggAGCCCCACCCCCTCATTGGGGACCCCGTCCCCGTCCGCGTCCGGGTCGCAGGCGTCTCCGATGCCGTCGCGGTCCACGTCCTCCTGCCCCGAATTGGGCACCGTCACGCAGTTGTCCTGGGGGCGGGGACAGCTGGGGTGAGGGGCGCGGCCCGGTCGTcccacccgccctcctccccggTCGCGCCCCTCGCCGGCCCCGCCCACCTTGCGACACTGCCGCTCGGGGCACCGCAGCTTCTCGTCGGGGAAGCCGTCCAGATCGGTGTCGCGGCCGCAGAGGATCCCGTTGCCCGCCCAGCCGACGGCGCACTGCGGGGGACAGCCAGGGGAGAGGGCGCCCCGGCGGGGGACGGTCAGAGGAGAGGGCGCCCGGCGGGGGACGGTCAGCGGAGAGGGCGCCCCGGCGGGGGACGGCCAGGGGAGAGGGCGCCCCGGCGGGGGACAGTCAGCGGAGAGGCGCCCCGGCGGGGGACGGTCAGCGGAGAGGGCGCCCCGGCGGGGGACGGTCAGCGGGGAGGGCGCCCCGGCGGGGGACGGTCAGCGGGGAGGGCGCCCCGGCGGGGGACGGTCAGCGGGGAGGGCGCCCCGGCGGGGGACGGTCAGCGGAGAGGCGCCCCGGCGGGGGACGGTCAGCGGGGAGGGCGCCCCGGCGGGGGACGGTCAGCGGGGAGGGCGCCCCGGCGGGGGACGGTCAGCGGGGAGGGCGCCCCGGCGGGGGACGGTCGGCGGAGTGGGCGTCCCGGCGTGATCGCCGCCCCCTCCCCTGCGAACCCCCGTTTCACGCCCCGCCCCCCGCACTCACCACGCACGACCGCGAGCCGTCGCGCTCCAGGACGCAGTCCGCCTTCTCGTGGCACTGGCTGGGCGAGCCGTCGGGGCACAGGCGCTGCTCGCGCCGGCGGCAGCCGGACGCCTGGTCGCCCACGAAGCCGGGCTGGCACGGGCCGCACTGGAACGAGCCCTGCGCCCGCGTCGCAGGCGGTCAGCACCGGCTGCCCAGCTCCCGCGCCCCACCGCAAGCGCGCGGTCCTTCCCCCGTCCCCGGCCGGGCTCACCCGGGTGTTGATGCACACGGAGTTGGGGACGCAGTTATGTTGGCCCGTCTCGCACTCGTTAATGTCCGTGCAAACCTGGGGGCGCGGGGGCACCCACAGGTCAACACCCCATctcccgcccggcccgcgcctcCTCCGAATGCTCTGGCTCCCACCCCGacggcccctccccacccctcccgcgGAGCCGCGCTGCGGAACGGGGCCAAGCTGCAGGACGGGTCATTAAACAACGGGTGTCCCCTTCTTTTCTCCTGCGaacccgcccccgccgcccctaCCTGCTTGTTGGCCTTGGCGAAGGCCAGCCCCACGCCCTCGAGGGTGGGGCCGCTGTACCCGGGCGGGCACGCCTCGCAGCGGAAGCCCGGGCTGGTGTTGACGCAGCGGACTCGGGGGAAGCAGGGGTGCGCGTTGCACTGGGGGAGAAGGggccacgggggtggggggggtcagAGGACTCCCAGCTGGGCCTCGACGGCCGCACCCCAGGGGGTCCCGGACTCGGACAAGCCAAGGGCCATCAGCTGCACTTGGAGCCCGGCGCCCTGTGGGGCAGAGGCGACCGCCCCAGGGGTCAGAAGCGACTCTGCGTTGGTAAGGGCGCGACGGCGAGGGTCGCTCCTGGAGGGGCCGCCCCGTCACGGGGGGCCGGGGAAGGGGGATTCCGAGGGCGGCAATCCCCAGCCGACAGAGGCAGTGGTCGTCGGGGCGTGCATGCCCGGCGGTGGTGGGGTCGCCCGGGCAGGTGACCCCTGGCCGGGGAAGGGTCGTTGGGACTGGCGACCGCGcgcggcggggaggagggtggttGGGACGGACCACCGCGGGCAGCGAGGGAGTCGTCACTAGCGATGGAGGGTGACGTCCCGGCGGGCGTCCCGCTCGGTGGGGACGCGGGTGGTGCGGGTGGGCGTCC
It includes:
- the COMP gene encoding cartilage oligomeric matrix protein, coding for MAPAAARLLLLALAALGASGQAQSALGSDLAPQMLRELRETNAALQDVRELLRQQVKEITFLKNTVMECDACGMQPARTPGLSVRPVLQCAPGLCFPGVACTQTASGARCGPCPEGFTGNGSHCTDVNECNAHPCFPRVRCVNTSPGFRCEACPPGYSGPTLEGVGLAFAKANKQVCTDINECETGQHNCVPNSVCINTRGSFQCGPCQPGFVGDQASGCRRREQRLCPDGSPSQCHEKADCVLERDGSRSCVCAVGWAGNGILCGRDTDLDGFPDEKLRCPERQCRKDNCVTVPNSGQEDVDRDGIGDACDPDADGDGVPNEGDNCPLVRNPDQRNADGDKWGDACDNCRSQKNDDQKDTDRDGRGDACDDDIDGDRIRNPADNCPRTPNPDQRDADGDGVGDACDNCPRKSNPDQSDVDHDFVGDACDSDQDQDGDGHQDSMDNCPAVPNSAQQDSDRDGQGDACDDDDDNDGVPDGRDNCRLVANPGQEDADRDGVGDACQGDFDADKVVDKIDVCPENAQVTLTDFRAFQTVVLDPEGDAQIDPNWVVLNQGMEIVQTMNSDPGLAVGYTAFNGVDFEGTFHVNTATDDDYAGFIFGYQDSSSFYVVMWKQMEQTYWQANPFRAVAEPGIQLKAVKSSTGPGEQLRNALWHTGDTGSQVRLLWKDPRNVGWKDKTSYRWFLQHRPQVGYIRVRFYEGPELVADSNVILDTTMRGGRLGVFCFSQENIIWANLRYRCNDTIPEDYETQQLRGA